Proteins found in one Triticum aestivum cultivar Chinese Spring chromosome 4D, IWGSC CS RefSeq v2.1, whole genome shotgun sequence genomic segment:
- the LOC123100528 gene encoding purple acid phosphatase 2-like: MERVLAVLFLLAAHAASAAAGVTSPYRRSLQMLPVMPLDADVFRQPPGHNAPEQVHITQGDLTGRAMTVSWVTPEHPGSNVVRYGLAADNLNLTAEGTVQRYTWGGTYQSPYIHHATLTGLDHATVYHYAVGYGYTVRSFSFKTPPKPGPDAPIKFGLIGDLGQTFHSNDTVAHYEANGGDAVLFIGDLCYADNHPGHDNRRWDTWARFVERSVAYQPWIWTAGNHEIDYAPEIGETVPFKPFTHRYPTPFRASNSTGHLWYSVKMASAHVIMLSSYSAYGKYTPQWTWLQDELRRVDRKTTPWLIVCVHSPWYNTNDYHYMEGETMRVQFERWLVDAKADLVLAGHVHSYERTHRVSNVAYDIANGKATPQFNASAPVYVNIGDGGNTEGLANSFRSPQPDYSAFREASYGHATLDIKNRTHAYYEWHRNQDGVKVVADKAWFTNRYYMPTHTN, from the exons ATGGAGCGTGTGCTCGCGGTGCTCTTCCTCCTGGCGGCGCACGCCGCCTCCGCGGCCGCCGGTGTGACGAGCCCGTACCGGCGGAGCCTGCAGATGCTCCCCGTCATGCCGCTCGACGCCGACGTGTTCCGGCAGCCGCCTGGCCACAATGCGCCGGAGCAGGTGCACATCACGCAGGGCGATCTGACCGGCCGCGCCATGACGGTATCCTGGGTCACCCCGGAGCACCCGGGAAGCAACGTCGTCCGCTACGGCCTCGCCGCCGACAACCTCAACCTCACGGCCGAGGGCACCGTCCAGCGCTACACCTGGGGCGGGACCTACCAGTCCCCCTACATCCACCACGCCACGCTCACCGGTCTCGACCACGCCACCGTCTACCACTACGCCGTCGGCTACGGCTACACCGTGAGGTCCTTCTCCTTCAAAACCCCGCCAAAGCCCGGCCCCGACGCGCCCATCAAGTTCGGCCTCATCG GTGACCTCGGCCAGACGTTCCACTCAAACGACACGGTGGCCCACTACGAGGCCAACGGCGGCGACGCCGTGCTCTTCATCGGCGACCTGTGCTACGCCGACAACCACCCGGGCCACGACAACCGCCGTTGGGACACGTGGGCGCGCTTCGTGGAGCGCAGCGTCGCGTACCAGCCCTGGATCTGGACCGCCGGCAACCACGAGATCGACTACGCGCCGGAGATCGGCGAGACGGTGCCGTTCAAGCCGTTCACGCACCGCTACCCCACCCCTTTCCGCGCGTCCAACAGCACCGGGCACCTCTGGTACTCGGTGAAGATGGCGTCGGCGCACGTCATCATGCTCTCCTCCTACTCTGCCTACGGCAAGTACACGCCGCAGTGGACGTGGCTGCAggacgagctccgccgcgtcgaccGCAAGACGACCCCCTGGCTCATCGTCTGCGTGCACTCGCCCTGGTACAACACCAACGACTACCACTACATGGAGGGCGAGACGATGCGCGTCCAGTTCGAGCGCTGGCTCGTCGACGCCAAGGCCGACCTCGTCCTCGCCGGCCACGTCCACTCCTACGAGCGCACCCACCGCGTCTCCAACGTCGCCTACGACATCGCCAACGGCAAGGCCACGCCGCAGTTCAACGCCTCCGCGCCCGTCTACGTCAACATCGGCGACGGCGGCAACACCGAGGGGCTCGCCAACAGCTTCCGCTCGCCGCAGCCGGACTACTCCGCCTTCAGGGAGGCCAGCTACGGCCACGCCACGCTGGACATCAAGAACAGGACCCACGCCTACTACGAGTGGCACCGCAACCAGGACGGCGTCAAGGTCGTCGCCGACAAGGCCTGGTTCACAAACAGATACTACATGCCAACCCACACCAACTAG